In Antechinus flavipes isolate AdamAnt ecotype Samford, QLD, Australia chromosome 3, AdamAnt_v2, whole genome shotgun sequence, a genomic segment contains:
- the C3H2orf88 gene encoding small membrane A-kinase anchor protein: protein MGCIKSKQTFPFPNTISTVKRPDSEERFPTEKSSMVSVRSEVVKDSSTRLVVLEYAHRLSQEIMDEAVKQWAANDSRYGDIPYIESETVP, encoded by the coding sequence ATGGGCTGCATAAAGTCAAAGCAAACTTTCCCTTTTCCAAACACGATCTCAACCGTGAAGAGACCGGACAGTGAGGAGAGATTTCCAACCGAAAAGTCTTCAATGGTTTCTGTCAGATCAGAGGTTGTGAAGGATTCTTCCACCAGGTTGGTGGTGTTGGAGTACGCCCATCGTCTGTCCCAGGAAATCATGGATGAAGCAGTGAAGCAGTGGGCGGCCAATGACAGCAGGTATGGGGACATCCCATACATTGAGAGTGAGACAGTGCCCTGA